The Candidatus Thermoplasmatota archaeon genome has a window encoding:
- a CDS encoding tetratricopeptide repeat protein, with product MEKWVRMSPFDSSKQLKIRLFSSEWLCFMSQLLVAIREAVPEDVKKKSPQEWHESEIEKNPNDKSLWFGLGSLQAKMGEHEKAVEAFARVTWLDPFHLKAWDAKGKALIRLSRFQEALECYTRATELDSRDERLWFQKGETLLKLKKYKEALICYERAMEVDPNFSDAWYGRGEALKELNSHTRASASDGPLKESNQLDTDPVLSEDAGIPEIHGTVDRGHSSLGEASERLSDIEPHREDLVLSASMHRYSGNPEEALRLYDKAIEVDPNLLDAWYSKGTLLYVMDRYEEALGCFEEALEIDPDHKWSKKRRAEIETLLRGRTSKKTESPAPKERGEREPEGASQKTIAPVSKSPGEEAARREELMQKADERVHAGDLEVALLYYDKVLETDRDHWKAWKGKGRVYSMMGRSEDATECIERATRLNPEDESLWVDEGKMLSTGGDRPGALAALKRVLELDPELADAWFEAGTILQSLGFSRVAHNALREAFEQYLADMLRERDEPPEPDHEVPPAQKPERHGKQDAIRSRPMDLDRSDRNILMALWRRSRSVNELARNLGIPVAECHRRVKKLHSHGILKHYTFQNVLSPDRQSVDLYRLDKQKGVVLLQGERLMLEIPLAREIGQDTHSPKKRTAPETGS from the coding sequence ATGGAGAAGTGGGTGCGAATGTCCCCGTTTGACTCTTCAAAGCAGCTCAAGATACGTCTATTCTCGTCTGAGTGGCTTTGCTTCATGTCCCAGCTTCTCGTTGCGATCAGAGAAGCAGTTCCAGAAGATGTCAAGAAGAAGAGCCCCCAGGAATGGCATGAGAGCGAAATCGAGAAGAACCCGAATGACAAGAGCCTCTGGTTTGGCCTGGGCTCGCTACAGGCCAAGATGGGAGAGCACGAGAAGGCTGTTGAAGCTTTCGCGAGAGTCACCTGGCTCGACCCCTTTCATCTGAAGGCCTGGGATGCCAAAGGCAAAGCGCTGATACGATTGAGCCGGTTTCAGGAAGCCCTCGAATGCTATACAAGGGCAACCGAGCTTGACAGCAGAGACGAGAGACTGTGGTTCCAGAAAGGAGAGACCCTCCTGAAGCTCAAGAAGTACAAAGAGGCCCTGATATGCTATGAGAGGGCGATGGAGGTCGACCCGAACTTCTCAGATGCCTGGTATGGGAGGGGAGAGGCGTTGAAGGAACTCAACAGTCATACCAGAGCCAGCGCTTCTGATGGGCCTCTGAAGGAGAGCAACCAGCTTGACACCGATCCCGTCCTTTCAGAAGATGCAGGGATACCAGAAATACACGGAACCGTGGACCGAGGCCACTCGAGCCTCGGAGAGGCCTCCGAACGGCTCTCAGATATTGAGCCTCACAGAGAGGACCTCGTTCTGTCGGCGAGTATGCATAGATATAGCGGGAACCCCGAGGAGGCCCTCAGGCTGTACGACAAGGCAATAGAGGTCGACCCAAACCTCCTGGATGCGTGGTACTCCAAAGGAACCCTGCTCTATGTCATGGACAGGTATGAGGAGGCCCTTGGTTGCTTCGAAGAGGCGCTGGAAATCGATCCCGACCATAAGTGGAGCAAGAAGAGGAGAGCGGAGATCGAGACGCTCCTCAGAGGCAGGACATCCAAGAAAACGGAGTCACCAGCGCCCAAGGAGAGAGGTGAGAGGGAGCCTGAGGGAGCCTCTCAGAAGACAATCGCCCCAGTCTCCAAGAGTCCTGGGGAAGAAGCGGCCAGGAGGGAGGAGCTCATGCAGAAGGCCGACGAGCGTGTCCATGCTGGGGATCTTGAAGTCGCACTCCTCTACTACGACAAGGTCCTTGAAACTGACCGAGACCATTGGAAGGCGTGGAAGGGGAAGGGGCGGGTCTACTCGATGATGGGAAGAAGTGAGGACGCGACGGAGTGCATTGAGAGAGCCACCAGGCTTAACCCTGAGGACGAATCATTGTGGGTTGACGAGGGGAAGATGCTCAGCACAGGCGGGGATAGACCCGGAGCGCTGGCAGCTCTGAAGAGGGTACTGGAACTCGACCCCGAATTGGCGGATGCCTGGTTCGAGGCCGGGACGATCCTTCAGTCGCTTGGATTCTCAAGGGTCGCGCATAACGCCCTTCGGGAGGCGTTTGAGCAGTACCTTGCTGATATGTTGCGGGAGAGGGATGAGCCCCCTGAACCGGACCACGAGGTCCCACCCGCCCAGAAGCCAGAGAGGCACGGGAAGCAAGACGCCATTCGATCGCGCCCGATGGACCTCGACAGGTCCGACCGCAACATCCTGATGGCCCTGTGGAGGCGAAGCAGATCGGTCAACGAACTCGCAAGGAATCTGGGCATTCCGGTGGCAGAATGCCACAGGCGTGTGAAGAAGCTGCATTCCCACGGCATCCTGAAACACTACACGTTCCAGAACGTCCTGAGTCCCGACAGACAGTCCGTCGATCTCTACAGGCTTGACAAACAGAAGGGAGTTGTTCTCTTGCAAGGGGAGAGACTGATGCTTGAGATACCGCTTGCCAGGGAGATCGGCCAGGACACCCACTCTCCGAAAAAGAGGACTGCTCCTGAGACAGGTTCTTGA
- a CDS encoding PAS domain S-box protein: MSHFEEKFRSMFDNASDGILFLDTSGRILNVNESVVRMFGDSSDELVGRRLSDIGVLSPEQISELEKCSSDALAGKKVLLPLHIRNRKGEEIDIDYSANLVRSGDKVVGVMVTVRDVTKRRELKDKIRETERQLGDLNSLLLAIRNINQCITSETDKKILLERACYSLADTRGYMDISIAYLDKDTNELRPVAHRGNHERRQWKASPTGEGDAPKCVRYLLGEQSSVLYRSTREECGECDCCDYEVDHQSVLVPIMTSGGPVIGLIHVCFETERDIHKDEIGLLEELAADLALGISKIEAEEALREYKQELEIRNKIDEIFLTISDERMYGEVLDVVLKTMGSKYGIFGYIHRDGAFVSPSLTKDIWDQCQMKDKDIVFPRETWGGIWGRALMEKRTLCSNGGFKVPKGHIPVTRALDVPIIHRNEVIGNLLVSNKTTDYDNKDVELLENIANGIAPILNARLQRDRQEEDRKEAEENLRQSEERFRSIVEGAPGVLVIADTEGNNVYVSPNSEEITGLTPEELLGGFVSWVHEDDRPKAEEAFDRTFSEGIGGRDFEYKAVRKNGEVWYASSSWEPLKDAQGDFAGVVLQTTNITERKEAEEKMKRSEERFRNLVENTEAAIATTDIEGKFNYVNDALCRTIGYSREELLGEFFGDFIHPDDGEKIVEVFLSAFEDPGKTVHLEFSVICKDGHEVRLSSTPTALTRGDEVVGFSAIVTDITDLKQAEETKNRLISNISHELRTPLTSIEGYAGFMLSGKTGKLPENHRKSVSIIVEESERLRVLIDNFLDLITIDVEGLEMETATVSIGRIIESLVSSMTPELKKKEIRISKRLPSNLRPLRGDESRLHQLFSNLLSNAIKFTPAGGSVEIRASASDEHITVEVADTGTGISAEDMPHIFDRFYQADNSSTRVHRGAGLGLAICKEIVEAHTGRIEVESEPRSGSVFRVILPLGEEDPDV; encoded by the coding sequence TTGAGCCACTTCGAGGAGAAGTTCAGGAGTATGTTCGACAACGCAAGTGACGGGATTCTGTTCTTGGACACGTCCGGAAGAATCCTCAATGTCAACGAAAGCGTTGTTCGGATGTTTGGGGATTCAAGTGATGAATTGGTGGGGAGGCGTCTTTCAGACATCGGTGTGTTGTCTCCAGAGCAGATATCGGAACTCGAGAAGTGTTCTAGTGACGCTCTTGCCGGAAAGAAGGTTCTTCTGCCCCTCCACATCAGGAACAGGAAAGGAGAGGAGATAGACATAGACTACTCAGCCAATCTCGTCAGATCGGGTGATAAAGTCGTGGGTGTCATGGTCACTGTCAGGGACGTCACCAAGCGCAGGGAGCTGAAGGACAAGATTAGAGAGACCGAAAGGCAGCTTGGAGACCTGAACTCTTTGCTCCTAGCCATCAGGAATATCAATCAGTGCATTACGTCCGAAACAGACAAGAAGATACTTCTGGAGAGGGCATGCTATTCGTTGGCCGACACGAGAGGATACATGGACATATCCATTGCCTATCTGGACAAGGACACGAACGAGCTGCGTCCTGTCGCCCATCGTGGGAATCACGAACGAAGGCAGTGGAAGGCCAGCCCGACAGGCGAGGGTGACGCCCCGAAGTGTGTTAGATATCTGCTTGGAGAGCAGTCCAGTGTGTTGTACAGAAGCACGAGGGAAGAGTGTGGGGAATGCGATTGCTGCGACTACGAAGTAGACCATCAGTCTGTTCTCGTCCCCATAATGACCAGTGGCGGACCTGTCATCGGACTCATCCACGTCTGCTTCGAGACGGAAAGGGACATTCACAAGGATGAAATCGGCCTCCTCGAGGAGCTGGCAGCTGACTTGGCTCTTGGCATTTCCAAAATCGAGGCCGAGGAGGCCCTGCGAGAGTACAAGCAGGAGTTGGAAATCAGAAACAAAATCGATGAGATCTTCCTCACCATCTCGGATGAGAGAATGTACGGGGAAGTGCTTGATGTGGTTCTGAAGACAATGGGGAGCAAGTACGGCATCTTCGGATACATCCACCGAGACGGAGCCTTCGTTTCCCCCTCCCTGACCAAAGACATCTGGGACCAATGCCAGATGAAAGACAAAGACATCGTCTTTCCCCGAGAGACGTGGGGAGGTATATGGGGCCGGGCTCTCATGGAGAAGAGGACGCTTTGCTCCAACGGAGGCTTCAAGGTGCCAAAGGGTCACATTCCTGTCACCCGGGCTCTGGATGTGCCCATCATCCATCGAAACGAAGTCATAGGAAACCTGCTGGTCAGCAACAAGACAACGGACTACGACAATAAGGATGTGGAGTTGCTGGAGAACATAGCCAACGGCATAGCTCCAATCCTGAACGCAAGACTGCAGAGAGATAGACAGGAGGAGGATCGCAAGGAGGCTGAGGAGAACCTGCGACAATCAGAGGAAAGGTTCAGAAGCATCGTAGAGGGGGCTCCCGGTGTCCTCGTAATAGCAGATACAGAAGGTAACAACGTTTATGTCAGCCCGAATTCCGAAGAGATTACAGGCCTCACTCCTGAGGAACTGCTGGGAGGATTCGTCTCGTGGGTCCATGAGGACGACAGGCCGAAGGCAGAAGAGGCCTTTGACCGAACCTTCTCCGAAGGAATTGGAGGCAGGGACTTCGAGTACAAGGCAGTGAGAAAGAATGGGGAAGTGTGGTATGCCTCGAGCTCCTGGGAACCGCTCAAGGATGCGCAAGGGGACTTCGCTGGCGTGGTCCTCCAGACAACCAACATCACAGAACGCAAAGAAGCCGAAGAGAAGATGAAAAGGTCCGAAGAGAGGTTCAGAAATCTCGTTGAGAACACTGAAGCGGCGATTGCGACCACAGACATTGAAGGGAAGTTCAACTACGTCAACGATGCGCTCTGCAGGACGATAGGGTACTCCAGAGAAGAGCTCCTTGGCGAATTCTTCGGTGACTTCATTCATCCTGACGACGGAGAGAAGATCGTGGAAGTGTTCCTGAGCGCCTTTGAGGATCCCGGAAAAACGGTACATCTGGAGTTCTCCGTGATATGCAAGGATGGCCACGAAGTCCGGCTGAGTAGTACTCCGACTGCCCTCACGCGGGGTGACGAGGTCGTTGGATTCAGCGCAATCGTCACGGACATCACAGATCTCAAGCAGGCGGAGGAAACCAAGAACAGGTTGATCTCCAACATATCACACGAGCTCAGGACCCCGCTTACAAGCATCGAAGGGTATGCCGGGTTCATGCTCTCAGGGAAGACCGGAAAGTTGCCTGAGAACCATAGGAAATCCGTTAGCATAATTGTCGAGGAATCAGAGCGGTTGAGGGTTCTGATAGACAACTTCCTCGACCTGATAACCATAGACGTCGAGGGGCTGGAGATGGAAACAGCGACCGTATCCATCGGTCGGATTATCGAGAGCTTGGTTTCTTCCATGACTCCAGAACTGAAGAAGAAGGAGATTCGGATCTCCAAACGTCTCCCGTCTAACTTACGTCCCCTCAGAGGAGATGAGTCGAGGCTGCACCAGTTGTTCTCCAACCTCCTCAGCAACGCCATCAAGTTTACGCCAGCGGGTGGTTCGGTTGAGATCAGGGCAAGCGCGAGCGACGAACATATTACCGTCGAAGTGGCAGACACGGGTACAGGAATCTCCGCCGAGGACATGCCACACATCTTTGATAGATTCTATCAAGCGGACAATTCATCCACGCGGGTACACAGGGGCGCGGGACTCGGTCTGGCGATATGCAAAGAGATTGTGGAAGCCCATACGGGGCGCATAGAGGTGGAGAGCGAGCCCAGAAGTGGCTCGGTCTTCCGTGTCATACTGCCTCTTGGCGAGGAGGATCCGGATGTCTAA
- a CDS encoding response regulator: MSKQKVMVVDDEKNVLDLVGMILEAEGYEVSKANDGIECLDTIDEVNPDLVLLDVRMPGMNGWIVFEKLKENPRTKDIPVAMLTVMAHPRDRERALNELGVDDYITKPFAPDDLVRRVKKLLSP; encoded by the coding sequence ATGTCTAAGCAGAAGGTGATGGTTGTTGATGACGAGAAGAACGTCCTCGATCTTGTGGGAATGATACTGGAGGCGGAGGGATACGAAGTCTCCAAGGCAAACGACGGCATCGAGTGTCTCGACACGATAGATGAAGTGAACCCAGACCTGGTTCTGCTGGATGTCAGGATGCCGGGGATGAACGGATGGATCGTCTTCGAGAAGCTGAAGGAGAACCCAAGAACCAAGGACATCCCGGTGGCGATGCTCACAGTCATGGCTCATCCAAGAGACAGGGAGAGGGCCCTGAACGAGTTGGGCGTGGACGACTACATAACGAAGCCCTTCGCTCCAGATGACCTCGTCCGGCGTGTTAAGAAGCTCCTTTCGCCATAG
- a CDS encoding YwiC-like family protein, giving the protein MRGVFTLTISKQHGAWSILIACFVLGTWVGGSLDPRTALLLCSVVFGFLARHSAGVYLRFPETDTRRKGVLIWTTFYALVLLGTGGLLVLAYGLWSLLLFGILLLAVGLTSLMIAHQKRDYTNSGELIGVLGLTLVAPVAEYTARGIFSVQTFAVWVLCASFFCGSVFHVRYLVRRRAASMGPLRQRLKAGRPSVLYHLGALCAAVVLGLAGMLPPLSPLALLPGALRAWTAVGRRVKRPLPVRRIGVMEVFYTLVFLVMVVLAFYIS; this is encoded by the coding sequence ATGCGCGGGGTTTTCACCCTCACAATCTCGAAGCAACACGGCGCTTGGTCGATCCTAATCGCCTGCTTTGTGTTGGGCACGTGGGTAGGAGGCAGTCTCGACCCCAGAACCGCTCTCCTGTTATGTTCGGTCGTATTCGGCTTTCTGGCGCGCCATTCAGCGGGAGTCTATTTGCGGTTTCCCGAGACGGACACACGGAGGAAGGGAGTGCTGATATGGACAACGTTCTACGCACTGGTCCTTCTGGGCACAGGAGGTTTGCTTGTCTTGGCCTACGGACTGTGGTCACTTCTCCTCTTCGGAATCCTCCTACTCGCAGTCGGTTTGACGTCACTAATGATAGCGCACCAGAAGAGGGATTACACGAATAGCGGCGAGCTCATTGGAGTACTCGGTCTGACCCTTGTCGCCCCTGTGGCAGAGTATACTGCCCGAGGCATCTTCTCCGTGCAGACCTTCGCAGTGTGGGTGCTCTGCGCTTCCTTCTTCTGCGGGAGCGTCTTCCACGTGCGCTACCTGGTGCGCCGGCGGGCTGCGAGCATGGGACCGCTTCGACAGCGTCTCAAGGCGGGTCGGCCGTCAGTTCTGTATCATCTCGGTGCTCTTTGCGCCGCGGTCGTTCTCGGTCTTGCGGGCATGCTTCCTCCTCTTTCCCCTCTAGCCCTTCTGCCGGGCGCTCTTAGGGCGTGGACTGCGGTGGGGAGGAGGGTAAAGAGACCGTTACCCGTTCGGCGGATTGGTGTGATGGAGGTCTTCTACACGCTCGTCTTCTTGGTTATGGTCGTCTTGGCGTTCTACATATCGTAG
- a CDS encoding GTP-binding protein, with the protein MDGSGQDGKKVLLDGISKKEDLKDVSRRGRIVFEVVVTGRDSRFKTLSDLLETHGWICEENRATLTVPKDFFSTGDVRAVETVRDAIVKMKYLLKVARMDYDMRVISEAPSVGKVESVAKLKVGLVGDAAVGKTSLIRRFVLDQFDDKYAKTIGAKVSKKEIHLALPRGKHMRVDMMIWDVMGERNIAELYLQAHFKGMQGILAVADVTRADTLRSIDEWTASVREVAGDVPVYVLVNKMDLEDEFDMELVDVSKYSRGLGSPFAFTSAKTGKNVEKAFIELADWILSRGKQKMAVAPISDVSLRER; encoded by the coding sequence TTGGACGGATCGGGACAGGATGGCAAGAAGGTCCTGCTAGATGGGATCTCCAAGAAGGAGGACCTCAAGGATGTGAGCCGTAGGGGGAGGATTGTCTTCGAGGTTGTCGTCACTGGTCGAGACTCGAGGTTCAAGACGCTGTCCGATCTTCTGGAGACCCACGGCTGGATATGCGAAGAGAACAGGGCGACACTGACCGTTCCGAAGGACTTCTTCTCCACGGGCGATGTTCGGGCGGTGGAGACGGTTCGGGACGCGATAGTCAAGATGAAGTACCTTCTCAAGGTGGCCAGAATGGACTACGACATGAGAGTGATCTCGGAAGCTCCATCCGTTGGAAAGGTGGAGAGCGTGGCGAAGCTCAAGGTGGGTCTCGTCGGCGATGCCGCGGTGGGGAAGACGAGCCTCATCCGAAGGTTTGTCCTGGACCAGTTCGACGACAAGTACGCGAAGACGATAGGAGCGAAGGTGTCCAAGAAGGAGATCCACCTCGCCCTGCCCCGGGGCAAGCATATGAGAGTTGACATGATGATCTGGGACGTCATGGGCGAGAGGAACATCGCGGAGCTCTACTTGCAGGCCCATTTCAAAGGCATGCAGGGGATACTTGCGGTCGCGGATGTGACGAGAGCGGACACGCTTAGGAGCATAGACGAATGGACCGCTTCGGTCCGCGAGGTGGCTGGCGACGTACCTGTCTACGTCCTCGTCAACAAGATGGACCTGGAGGACGAGTTCGACATGGAGCTGGTAGACGTCTCGAAGTACAGCCGAGGCCTGGGCTCGCCCTTCGCGTTCACGAGTGCCAAGACGGGGAAGAACGTCGAGAAAGCGTTCATCGAGCTGGCGGACTGGATTCTGTCCCGCGGAAAACAGAAAATGGCCGTCGCTCCCATAAGTGATGTCTCCCTTCGGGAACGATAG
- a CDS encoding tetratricopeptide repeat protein yields the protein MVRKGYGKGYYTKKYLLQISERIVLFLDNHVGIYDQAELPLTLTQSGIADALEIRRSQVSQVIGGLVESEFISGELRHVQRGKRRRLCYFLTSRGMDRAREIETGIGGGQIELLNAPGGKRTVRLREIPTILADGSTLLDIVTHTRKSAFDVAEYQKRRMKKRKPVASGLPMLHRFFGRRKELTRVESFLSSKEQRILAIRGIAGIGKSTLAAKVMKKSKGKTNLFYYQLKDWTTLRGLLLSLSKVLSELERNDLKFYLDSNKEIDLDEVGLIVEDCLRGLDGMIVLDDCQFARGNVLNFLESAKGFLGASNGFKMIVLGRQIPPFYDTRDVSVKKHVVEMELGGLSARDCREFLSSRKLPKAEFDEIIKKTEGHPLFLELVDSSAQVVAGDVKRFLRQEIASKLSEKERAILSIASVFRERVSTSALFAEEKLDHGMIDSLVSQSLLSEGADEKYVMHDALKEFFYGQLSEPKRSEYHRQAGEYYSDFSDPESVLEAQYHLVKGGLFERAAELMTLHGESLISEGFSEDLLEILEAMEDSDTWGSFVTDIHLLRGRMLSLTGRWKEAIEDFKEAERISAKEGDLGLALEAASHIGEIMRRQGQSRDSLEIFQRAEKEINERTDVSVTTRVFRNLAMLYADQTDFDRGYEYLGLMDDSTSEHPDRSERSDYLATKGSILSLQNLREEAMEAWKQAVGICEGNHDVLRLPNVYNGLGVSLYSLEKNDLALEYFNRAIKFAQRIGDLRGQGILLLNTASIYIEKPDLSRAERYLDSAMEIFNRLEEKKNSALVELSLAFVGYRRGESDNASSHIQRHLVQIKEHGAPADIMDSFKRSGELYREMGMVDRARMCFETAISISEQVGKPIASLDRLQEPKGTRKLV from the coding sequence ATGGTGAGGAAGGGCTACGGCAAAGGGTACTACACGAAGAAGTACCTTCTGCAGATCAGTGAGAGGATCGTCCTCTTCCTGGACAACCACGTCGGCATCTACGATCAAGCGGAGCTGCCCCTCACACTCACACAGTCAGGAATCGCAGACGCCCTCGAGATAAGGAGAAGCCAGGTGTCTCAGGTCATAGGCGGACTCGTGGAGAGCGAGTTCATCAGCGGGGAGCTGAGGCACGTGCAGAGAGGGAAGAGACGGAGGTTATGCTACTTCCTAACGTCCCGCGGAATGGACCGCGCGCGGGAAATCGAGACGGGGATAGGAGGCGGGCAGATAGAGCTGCTCAACGCCCCGGGTGGGAAGAGGACTGTCAGGCTTCGGGAGATCCCCACCATTCTCGCGGATGGGTCCACGCTCCTGGACATCGTGACTCACACCCGCAAGTCAGCGTTCGACGTGGCGGAATACCAGAAGAGGAGGATGAAGAAGAGAAAGCCCGTCGCATCTGGGCTTCCGATGCTCCACAGGTTTTTCGGCAGACGGAAGGAGCTGACGCGGGTCGAAAGTTTCTTGAGTTCCAAGGAACAGCGTATTCTGGCAATTCGGGGAATCGCGGGAATCGGCAAGAGCACGCTCGCGGCGAAGGTCATGAAGAAGTCGAAGGGCAAGACGAATCTGTTCTACTATCAGCTCAAGGACTGGACCACGCTCCGGGGCCTCCTTCTGAGCCTCTCCAAGGTCCTCAGCGAACTGGAAAGGAATGACCTGAAGTTCTACTTGGATTCGAACAAGGAGATAGACCTGGACGAGGTAGGACTCATTGTGGAGGACTGCCTGCGCGGTCTGGACGGGATGATTGTCCTGGACGACTGTCAGTTCGCCAGGGGCAACGTACTCAACTTCTTGGAATCCGCCAAGGGATTCCTCGGAGCCTCAAATGGATTCAAGATGATCGTTCTGGGCAGGCAGATACCGCCGTTCTACGACACCCGGGACGTGAGCGTCAAGAAGCACGTGGTCGAGATGGAACTGGGCGGACTCAGTGCGAGGGATTGCAGGGAGTTCCTGTCCTCGCGCAAGCTCCCAAAGGCCGAGTTCGACGAGATTATCAAGAAAACGGAAGGTCACCCCCTGTTCCTGGAACTCGTAGACTCCTCTGCGCAGGTCGTTGCCGGGGATGTGAAGAGATTTCTCAGGCAGGAGATAGCGTCCAAGCTGAGCGAGAAAGAGAGAGCGATACTATCAATCGCTTCAGTCTTCCGAGAACGAGTGAGTACGAGTGCGCTCTTTGCGGAAGAGAAGCTGGACCACGGTATGATCGACTCCCTAGTCTCTCAGTCCCTCCTTTCTGAGGGCGCTGACGAAAAGTACGTGATGCACGACGCCCTGAAGGAGTTCTTCTACGGTCAGCTCTCGGAGCCCAAGAGGTCTGAATACCATCGCCAGGCTGGTGAATACTACTCCGATTTCTCAGACCCGGAATCGGTCCTAGAGGCTCAATACCACCTTGTGAAGGGAGGCCTTTTCGAGCGGGCCGCAGAGCTCATGACACTGCATGGAGAGAGCCTCATCAGCGAGGGCTTCTCAGAGGACCTGCTTGAGATTCTCGAAGCAATGGAGGATTCAGATACTTGGGGTTCATTCGTGACGGACATCCATCTTCTAAGGGGGAGGATGCTCAGTCTCACGGGGAGGTGGAAGGAAGCCATTGAGGATTTCAAGGAAGCCGAGAGGATTTCCGCAAAAGAGGGAGATCTCGGTCTTGCGCTCGAAGCAGCCTCCCACATTGGGGAAATCATGAGGAGGCAAGGCCAGAGCAGGGATTCTCTGGAGATCTTCCAGAGAGCAGAGAAAGAAATCAACGAGCGGACGGATGTTTCGGTGACAACCAGAGTATTCAGGAACCTGGCGATGCTGTACGCGGATCAAACAGACTTCGATAGGGGCTATGAGTACCTCGGCCTCATGGACGATTCTACATCCGAGCACCCCGATAGATCGGAAAGGTCAGACTATCTTGCTACGAAGGGCTCTATTCTCTCACTCCAGAACCTGCGCGAGGAGGCGATGGAGGCGTGGAAGCAGGCGGTCGGAATATGTGAGGGGAACCACGATGTGCTGAGACTTCCCAATGTATATAATGGTCTGGGCGTTTCACTCTACAGTCTCGAGAAGAACGACCTCGCGCTCGAGTACTTCAATCGTGCCATTAAGTTCGCGCAAAGAATCGGGGATTTGCGGGGCCAAGGAATCCTTCTGCTTAACACGGCATCCATCTACATAGAGAAACCCGATCTGTCGAGGGCTGAGAGGTATCTTGACAGTGCAATGGAGATATTCAATCGGCTGGAAGAGAAGAAGAATAGCGCGCTTGTCGAGCTGTCGCTGGCCTTCGTTGGCTACAGGCGAGGGGAAAGCGACAACGCCTCTAGCCACATACAGCGACATCTCGTACAGATCAAGGAGCACGGCGCCCCGGCTGACATCATGGACTCCTTCAAGAGATCAGGTGAGCTATATAGGGAGATGGGAATGGTCGACCGAGCAAGGATGTGTTTTGAGACTGCCATCTCCATCTCCGAGCAGGTCGGCAAACCCATTGCGTCACTGGATCGTCTTCAGGAGCCGAAGGGCACGAGAAAGCTCGTGTGA
- a CDS encoding DUF4184 family protein, whose translation MAFTAFHCALVWPLFILKPKRFDFIGLSVGAVIPDLFIPFFYVLPVYEEPARIMTHSLIGAFTFDFVLALIAALYVVPKVIRYFKRTSPDPRGYKFAGIDVLEQRGSLLVIAYSILIGTTSHVLLDILYHGGSPVFYPLPSVMFPLDEVLPWEILAHGTILLAFVHLAYVYWWKMGK comes from the coding sequence ATGGCCTTTACCGCTTTCCATTGCGCCCTCGTTTGGCCTCTGTTCATCCTGAAGCCTAAGAGGTTCGATTTCATCGGGCTCAGCGTCGGCGCAGTCATTCCGGATCTGTTCATACCCTTCTTCTACGTCCTTCCCGTGTACGAGGAACCCGCGAGGATTATGACTCATTCGCTGATAGGCGCCTTCACGTTCGATTTCGTCCTCGCCCTCATAGCGGCCCTGTACGTCGTGCCCAAAGTGATCAGATACTTCAAGAGGACATCCCCTGACCCGAGAGGCTACAAGTTCGCTGGAATCGATGTCCTCGAGCAGCGGGGCAGTCTGCTAGTCATCGCATACTCGATACTGATAGGCACAACGAGCCACGTCCTCCTGGACATCCTGTATCACGGAGGCAGCCCGGTCTTCTATCCCCTGCCTTCCGTCATGTTCCCCCTCGACGAGGTGCTTCCCTGGGAGATTCTCGCGCACGGGACCATTCTGCTCGCGTTCGTCCATCTCGCCTACGTGTATTGGTGGAAGATGGGCAAGTAA
- a CDS encoding response regulator translates to MLQAGGSKTILVVDDEDFVRDTLRIHLERAGYRVVTAHDGEGAIEALKAHDISLIITDIKMPGVDGFGVLSYVQQNYSFLPVVMLTGYIDVEVGVAAMKRGAYDYVAKPVGKKELISTVARAFEEVESARERESFQLSGVYLLTDGGKLIHHKAVASRSESDSDIFGSMLTAVRMFIEDSFHKPNHEVKSFEYGDSKILMEEGEGFFLVAVGEGDDTGFVRREMRRTVRRIENRYGDSILKWSGSVDELGDIEGEFGDLIEERRDDELQ, encoded by the coding sequence ATGTTACAAGCTGGCGGTTCAAAAACGATTCTGGTCGTCGATGACGAGGATTTCGTGAGAGACACGCTCCGCATCCATCTCGAGCGAGCGGGCTATCGTGTCGTGACGGCACATGACGGGGAGGGCGCAATAGAGGCCTTGAAGGCACACGATATCTCGCTAATCATCACTGACATAAAGATGCCCGGGGTCGATGGATTCGGGGTTCTCAGTTACGTTCAACAGAACTACAGCTTCTTGCCCGTGGTCATGCTCACTGGGTATATAGACGTGGAGGTCGGCGTCGCCGCGATGAAGAGAGGCGCTTATGATTACGTTGCCAAGCCGGTCGGGAAGAAGGAGTTGATATCCACAGTCGCGAGAGCCTTCGAAGAGGTCGAGTCCGCAAGAGAAAGGGAATCGTTCCAACTCTCGGGAGTCTATCTGCTGACCGACGGCGGGAAGTTGATTCACCATAAGGCCGTCGCCTCCCGGTCGGAGTCTGATTCCGACATCTTTGGCTCCATGCTCACCGCGGTCAGGATGTTCATAGAAGATTCGTTCCACAAACCCAATCACGAAGTGAAGTCCTTTGAATATGGTGACTCAAAGATCCTAATGGAGGAGGGTGAGGGGTTCTTCCTCGTGGCCGTCGGAGAAGGCGACGATACGGGATTCGTGAGAAGGGAGATGAGGAGGACCGTCAGGAGAATAGAGAACAGATATGGCGACTCAATCTTGAAATGGTCCGGTTCCGTAGATGAACTCGGTGATATTGAGGGGGAGTTTGGCGACCTGATCGAGGAACGTCGCGACGATGAGTTGCAGTGA